The following are encoded in a window of Verrucomicrobiota bacterium genomic DNA:
- a CDS encoding sulfotransferase — translation MAEATAPGNLYGRVVLIMGMHRSGTSLLAHMLAAAGLPFGTNLLNTPRPDNPNGYGEHAEVVAIHEELLEALGRTWYGPDGAIALPADWLSWPETLEAKERLTAIVRQELGARRLWALKDPRLCRLLPVWLALLDELRLEPVPVLCIRHPEAVAASLRVRNKMPHDHAVATWLAHMQDALRALDHLPASVVEFDKLLAAPEPVLRALLETLDVEITPEALAHAVALAKPEHRHHLGPQVPASVFGLSVSICERLYAALCTRSLPMPEDSGKAAAPLPLPPEPPDSTRTVTIVMCTRERTPFIPRAVRSVLAQTHRCWQLVVVNDGGAPEKVEQALAPYRRAIGQRLTVLHLERPVGVEPATNQAIAQARGDDIAVHADDDTWRPRFLEVCLAELAHPGHQGVVTASMLVHERTNQGILIELTREQFRPGMTVISLPDMLTENQFPPIAFVYTRRAWEEVGPYRTDLPVLGAWEFNLRFLARYPISFINEPLACRHLRPADDPYANPGQTLYPSITGQLRDQMLRVGGAVATAVLTGLGPLAQKLTRTAAAGITARVDEVLRHTDAGPLPVTPPANSRTTTLPIRLRLTPAGWSQVLDKGGRQEYAAYVSTGPDPQLLYALPGEPLPSGTYYASVQLTVPSGSGPVELFFSPGPEHAPERSIILKTDGRGAYTGVFTADEPLRHFRLDPMCRPGCFTVSPLVLYNQVPAPDVGRFPDFLCIGAQRSGTTWLHRNLGMHPELFLPPCKELHFFDDLAGMGCERWVRHRLHFLAEAQASMLADPADRGSAAWRRLEWAGRFATSRRVDATWYASLFEEAPCGVMAGEITPAYAVLPERAVAQATWLIPGLRVIFLMRDPIARALSGALHELTTATGKTTTPAIVEFERELDTERCRQRSAYRDTIERWERHLAPGSLGCFLFDDLLGNPSGLLRRICDFLGVSFNPAMFPEPAAPANANPTAPPQLPPALLRRLAERHLDDLAWLAGRFGGATLAWHERAERLRAGYACSS, via the coding sequence ATGGCGGAGGCTACCGCACCGGGGAACCTGTATGGCAGAGTCGTCCTGATCATGGGCATGCACCGTAGCGGCACGTCGCTGCTGGCCCATATGCTGGCAGCGGCCGGACTGCCGTTCGGTACGAACTTGTTGAATACCCCACGCCCGGATAATCCGAACGGTTACGGCGAACATGCTGAGGTCGTGGCCATCCACGAGGAGTTGCTGGAGGCACTGGGGCGCACGTGGTACGGACCAGACGGAGCGATTGCACTGCCGGCAGACTGGCTCTCCTGGCCGGAAACGCTGGAAGCCAAAGAGAGGCTGACCGCGATCGTACGCCAGGAACTGGGCGCAAGGCGACTTTGGGCGCTGAAGGATCCGCGCCTGTGCCGCTTGTTGCCGGTATGGCTTGCATTGCTTGACGAACTCCGGTTGGAACCTGTGCCGGTACTGTGCATCCGTCATCCGGAAGCAGTCGCTGCGTCCCTCCGGGTACGGAACAAAATGCCGCATGATCACGCCGTCGCGACCTGGCTCGCGCATATGCAGGACGCACTACGCGCCTTGGATCATTTGCCGGCCTCAGTGGTGGAATTCGACAAGTTGCTGGCGGCACCGGAACCCGTACTGCGGGCGCTGCTCGAGACGCTGGACGTTGAGATTACCCCCGAAGCACTGGCCCACGCGGTTGCGCTGGCAAAGCCTGAACACCGTCACCACTTGGGGCCACAGGTACCCGCGTCCGTGTTTGGATTATCAGTTTCAATTTGCGAGCGACTCTATGCCGCGCTGTGCACCCGGTCACTGCCGATGCCGGAAGATTCAGGGAAAGCCGCGGCGCCATTACCGTTGCCGCCGGAACCGCCCGACTCAACGCGGACGGTCACCATCGTTATGTGCACGCGTGAGCGCACGCCGTTCATTCCGCGCGCTGTCCGCAGCGTGCTGGCCCAGACTCATCGATGCTGGCAGTTGGTGGTAGTCAACGACGGCGGTGCGCCCGAAAAGGTAGAACAAGCACTTGCGCCGTATCGGCGCGCAATCGGGCAGCGCTTGACCGTGCTGCACCTTGAGCGCCCGGTCGGCGTAGAGCCGGCCACGAATCAAGCCATCGCTCAGGCGCGGGGTGATGACATTGCCGTTCACGCTGACGATGACACTTGGCGCCCGCGTTTTCTGGAGGTTTGCCTGGCCGAGTTAGCGCATCCTGGGCATCAAGGCGTTGTCACGGCTTCAATGCTCGTGCACGAGCGTACCAACCAGGGCATATTGATCGAACTCACCCGTGAACAGTTCAGGCCGGGAATGACGGTCATCAGCCTGCCTGACATGCTGACGGAAAACCAGTTCCCGCCGATTGCGTTCGTTTACACGCGGCGGGCGTGGGAAGAAGTCGGGCCGTACCGAACAGACCTCCCGGTGCTTGGCGCCTGGGAGTTTAACCTTCGCTTCCTGGCTCGTTACCCGATCAGCTTTATCAACGAACCGCTCGCCTGTCGACATCTGAGGCCGGCGGACGACCCGTACGCGAACCCCGGCCAAACCCTTTATCCCAGCATCACGGGACAGTTGCGAGACCAGATGTTACGGGTAGGCGGTGCCGTGGCGACGGCCGTGCTTACCGGTCTCGGGCCGCTGGCGCAGAAGCTGACGCGCACCGCGGCAGCCGGCATCACCGCGCGCGTGGACGAGGTGCTCCGGCATACCGACGCAGGGCCGCTTCCGGTTACCCCGCCGGCCAACTCTCGCACGACCACCCTTCCCATTCGTTTGCGCCTCACGCCGGCCGGATGGTCTCAGGTGTTGGACAAAGGCGGACGGCAGGAGTACGCCGCGTATGTCAGCACCGGGCCGGACCCGCAGTTGCTCTACGCGCTTCCCGGTGAGCCGCTGCCGTCCGGCACCTACTATGCGTCGGTCCAACTAACGGTGCCGTCGGGAAGCGGGCCCGTGGAGTTGTTCTTTTCGCCCGGACCGGAGCATGCACCGGAACGAAGCATCATTTTGAAAACGGACGGACGGGGTGCGTATACCGGGGTGTTCACGGCGGATGAGCCGCTGCGTCACTTCCGTCTGGATCCGATGTGTCGTCCCGGTTGCTTTACGGTGAGTCCGTTAGTTCTGTATAACCAGGTTCCCGCCCCTGACGTGGGCCGGTTTCCGGATTTCTTATGCATCGGCGCGCAACGAAGCGGCACGACCTGGCTGCACCGCAATCTTGGGATGCATCCCGAGCTATTTCTGCCGCCGTGCAAGGAGCTGCATTTTTTCGATGACCTCGCCGGCATGGGGTGCGAGCGCTGGGTGCGGCACCGGTTGCACTTCCTTGCCGAGGCTCAGGCGAGCATGCTCGCAGATCCGGCTGATCGCGGATCAGCCGCGTGGCGACGGCTGGAATGGGCCGGACGGTTTGCGACCTCCCGGCGCGTTGATGCCACCTGGTACGCTTCCCTGTTCGAAGAGGCACCTTGCGGCGTTATGGCCGGCGAGATCACGCCGGCGTATGCAGTGCTTCCCGAACGGGCCGTGGCGCAGGCGACTTGGCTGATCCCTGGCCTGCGCGTAATTTTTCTAATGCGCGACCCGATCGCGCGTGCCTTGTCCGGTGCGCTCCACGAATTAACCACCGCCACGGGAAAAACCACGACTCCGGCCATCGTCGAATTCGAGCGCGAACTGGATACCGAACGATGCCGGCAGCGCTCGGCCTATCGGGACACCATCGAACGGTGGGAGCGTCATTTGGCGCCCGGCTCGCTTGGCTGTTTTCTGTTTGATGACCTGCTCGGCAACCCCAGTGGCCTGTTGCGCCGAATCTGCGACTTCCTCGGGGTGAGCTTCAACCCGGCGATGTTTCCGGAGCCTGCAGCGCCGGCTAATGCCAACCCGACGGCGCCGCCGCAACTTCCTCCGGCCCTGCTGCGCCGCCTTGCGGAGCGGCACCTTGACGATCTTGCCTGGCTTGCCGGCCGGTTCGGGGGTGCTACGCTGGCTTGGCACGAGCGTGCCGAACGCCTGCGGGCCGGCTACGCATGCTCGAGTTAG
- a CDS encoding class I SAM-dependent methyltransferase encodes MLELDCHEGRHAIEGVRCGAEVVAIDRSEANFARARSAADILGIDSAEWRKDEVRRIDPEQLGRFDAVSCSGIVGHLTAGEVSRVEYVVRMMVDAFRAELRGTKVSSTVYTHSQDG; translated from the coding sequence ATGCTCGAGTTAGACTGCCATGAAGGCCGGCATGCGATTGAAGGTGTACGTTGCGGCGCAGAGGTGGTGGCAATCGATCGGAGCGAGGCGAACTTTGCAAGGGCACGTTCTGCCGCTGACATCCTCGGGATCGATTCAGCAGAGTGGCGAAAGGACGAGGTACGACGAATTGATCCGGAGCAGTTGGGCCGGTTTGATGCCGTGTCCTGCTCCGGAATCGTGGGTCATTTGACGGCGGGAGAAGTCTCCCGGGTAGAATACGTTGTCCGAATGATGGTAGACGCTTTCCGGGCTGAACTGCGGGGCACAAAAGTTAGCTCGACCGTCTACACCCATTCTCAGGATGGTTGA
- a CDS encoding DUF4214 domain-containing protein — MAVGGYLHSLKRLSVRSAFDSLKRLVTGIPSGTNDLSDPGHSRFVYPAAVNALYKAAFGRFADEGGLSANVSRLQAGTALEAIAEDLTRSAEFQTRHGSGQQVDGQYLTALYRDGLGREPDPQGFAHWLAEGEKGATRAKVLATLAGSDEALHKAFSVLPGSANHLENPEHVRLVNSLYKAAFGRLADEAGLSANVRRLRTGTALEAIAEDLTRSAEFQTRHGSGQQVDGQYLTALYRDGLGREPDPQGFAHWLAKGENGATRAKVLADFAGSDEALANALQTLPDRVPESQHQDHAQLVNSLYQAALGRFADGAEFAGEVERLRSGTPLEKLAENLVDSDEFKARHGARLSVDLGYISGLYRAVFRRKPELERLAFWLAAGDKGATRAQILVAIAGSENGSKGFAQPKLDPTESYQHWIREYDTISNTDRSVIRTQIATLPYRPVISVILSLAKTSAAALDGSIKSVSTQLYPNWELCMALDRETGPLVETVFGAWMPVDPRVRSIRSDSFAGTAGAVNAALELATGEFVTFLHAGDRLAEHALYEVALALGERGQTDVLYSDRDHLAPDGRRSDPWFKPGWDPDLLLAQDYISNLAVYRRDLVASIGFLRPRFEGAEFHDLALRATAETDPGRITHVPTVLYHAHRTEATSHPEAAAESLRAVCASRRAVRDHLNVRGYGAALVRPAPQMPHATRVVWPVPAPEPLVSVIIPTRDRADLLAACIDGVLHRTDYRNLEVLIVDNESVDPAALALIDRLSGEYPAIKILRLPGPFNYSALNNAAAREAKGEILLLLNNDVTVIAAGWLREMVANALRPDVGVVGAKLLYADGRVQHGGVVMGPEGWITHVHRQAECNGPGYFGQLALLRTLSAVTGACVAVRRSVFLEVGGLDEVNLPVSFNDIDFCLRVGDYGYRVVWTPAAELFHLESASRGQENTDPSKRVRLLLEYQYMRQTWGTLLESADPFHNPNLLFASEYFEVPSSPRRERPWYRFFEEVHALNRRLTPAEAPYRVGAPE; from the coding sequence ATGGCCGTCGGAGGTTATTTGCATAGTCTTAAGCGACTCTCTGTAAGAAGCGCCTTTGACTCTCTGAAACGGTTAGTAACCGGTATTCCTTCGGGCACCAACGACTTATCCGACCCGGGTCATTCGCGGTTTGTATACCCGGCAGCGGTTAACGCCTTGTATAAAGCCGCCTTCGGCCGGTTCGCGGATGAGGGAGGCCTTTCTGCAAACGTTAGCCGGCTCCAGGCCGGAACGGCCCTCGAGGCGATCGCGGAAGACCTGACGCGCTCCGCTGAGTTTCAGACGCGCCACGGCTCGGGCCAACAGGTCGATGGCCAATACCTCACCGCCTTGTATCGTGACGGGCTTGGCCGCGAGCCCGATCCGCAAGGGTTTGCGCACTGGTTAGCCGAGGGCGAAAAGGGTGCAACTCGGGCGAAGGTCCTTGCGACGCTGGCCGGCTCCGACGAAGCCTTGCACAAGGCGTTCAGCGTCCTACCCGGCTCGGCGAACCATCTCGAGAACCCCGAGCATGTCCGGTTAGTAAACTCCCTCTACAAGGCCGCCTTTGGCCGGTTGGCGGATGAGGCGGGCCTTTCCGCAAACGTCAGACGGCTCCGGACCGGAACGGCCCTTGAGGCGATCGCGGAAGACCTGACGCGCTCCGCTGAGTTTCAGACGCGCCACGGCTCGGGCCAACAGGTCGATGGCCAATACCTCACGGCCTTGTATCGTGACGGGCTTGGCCGCGAGCCCGATCCGCAAGGGTTTGCCCATTGGTTAGCCAAGGGCGAAAACGGTGCAACTCGGGCAAAGGTGCTCGCGGATTTCGCCGGATCTGACGAGGCTTTGGCCAACGCGTTGCAAACGCTACCGGATCGGGTACCGGAATCACAGCATCAGGACCACGCGCAGCTGGTAAATTCGCTGTATCAAGCCGCCTTAGGCCGGTTTGCGGACGGAGCCGAATTCGCCGGCGAGGTTGAAAGACTCCGTTCGGGAACGCCCCTGGAAAAATTAGCTGAGAACCTGGTGGACTCGGATGAATTCAAGGCACGACACGGAGCACGCCTGAGCGTCGATCTTGGCTATATTTCCGGTTTGTACCGGGCTGTATTCCGGCGCAAGCCAGAACTGGAACGTCTGGCTTTTTGGTTGGCTGCCGGCGACAAAGGGGCGACGCGGGCGCAGATCCTGGTTGCCATCGCAGGGTCCGAAAACGGTTCGAAGGGCTTTGCTCAACCCAAACTGGACCCGACCGAATCTTACCAGCACTGGATTCGCGAGTATGACACGATTAGCAATACAGACCGGTCCGTAATCCGCACGCAGATCGCCACCTTACCTTACCGCCCCGTCATTTCGGTAATTCTGTCGCTCGCGAAAACGTCGGCGGCGGCCTTGGATGGATCGATCAAGTCCGTATCGACGCAGCTTTATCCCAATTGGGAGTTGTGCATGGCCCTCGATCGAGAAACCGGGCCGTTGGTGGAAACCGTCTTCGGCGCCTGGATGCCGGTTGATCCGCGCGTTCGATCGATACGCTCGGATTCATTCGCCGGAACGGCAGGCGCGGTTAATGCCGCCCTGGAACTGGCGACAGGTGAATTCGTCACTTTTCTGCACGCTGGTGATCGCCTTGCGGAACATGCCTTGTACGAAGTTGCGCTTGCTCTCGGCGAGCGTGGGCAGACGGATGTTCTTTACAGCGACCGGGATCACCTCGCGCCTGACGGGCGCCGCAGCGATCCGTGGTTCAAACCCGGCTGGGATCCGGACCTGCTGCTCGCTCAGGATTATATCAGCAATCTCGCCGTTTACCGCCGCGATCTGGTGGCGTCGATCGGCTTTCTGCGACCCAGGTTCGAAGGGGCCGAGTTCCATGATCTAGCCCTGCGTGCAACGGCGGAAACTGACCCCGGCCGTATCACTCACGTGCCAACGGTCCTTTACCATGCCCATCGTACCGAGGCGACAAGCCATCCAGAAGCCGCAGCCGAAAGCCTCCGCGCCGTCTGCGCCTCTCGGCGGGCAGTCCGTGATCATCTGAACGTGCGTGGTTACGGGGCCGCGCTTGTCCGGCCGGCGCCGCAGATGCCGCACGCGACGCGCGTCGTGTGGCCGGTTCCTGCGCCTGAGCCGTTGGTCTCCGTAATCATCCCGACCCGCGATCGGGCGGATTTGCTGGCCGCGTGTATCGACGGCGTTCTACACCGGACCGACTATCGTAATCTTGAAGTGCTGATCGTCGACAATGAAAGCGTCGATCCGGCTGCGCTCGCTCTGATTGATCGTCTCTCCGGTGAGTACCCCGCGATCAAGATCCTGCGTCTCCCTGGACCTTTCAATTATTCTGCCCTGAATAACGCCGCGGCCAGAGAGGCTAAAGGCGAAATTCTCCTCCTGCTCAATAATGACGTGACGGTAATTGCAGCCGGCTGGCTGCGTGAAATGGTTGCAAACGCGCTCCGGCCGGATGTAGGGGTCGTTGGGGCGAAGCTGCTTTATGCGGATGGCCGGGTGCAACACGGCGGCGTCGTCATGGGCCCGGAGGGCTGGATCACGCACGTGCACCGGCAAGCCGAGTGCAATGGGCCGGGCTATTTTGGTCAACTTGCCTTATTGCGCACGCTTTCGGCCGTTACCGGAGCGTGCGTTGCCGTTCGGCGCTCGGTGTTTTTGGAAGTCGGCGGCTTGGACGAGGTCAACCTTCCGGTCTCCTTCAATGACATCGATTTTTGCCTGCGGGTTGGAGACTATGGTTACCGTGTAGTCTGGACGCCCGCGGCTGAACTGTTCCACCTGGAATCGGCATCCCGTGGTCAAGAGAATACCGATCCCAGCAAACGGGTCCGGCTTCTGCTTGAATACCAGTACATGCGCCAAACCTGGGGCACCCTCCTTGAGTCCGCAGATCCGTTCCATAATCCGAACCTTCTGTTTGCGTCGGAGTATTTCGAGGTACCATCGTCACCGCGCCGGGAAAGACCGTGGTACCGCTTCTTCGAGGAAGTCCATGCACTTAATCGCCGGCTTACCCCGGCTGAGGCTCCGTACCGGGTAGGTGCGCCTGAATAA